The following coding sequences are from one Xiphias gladius isolate SHS-SW01 ecotype Sanya breed wild chromosome 14, ASM1685928v1, whole genome shotgun sequence window:
- the LOC120798560 gene encoding aquaporin-1-like, which produces MREFKSKEFWRAVLAELVGMTLFIFLSIASAIGNKNNTSPDQEVKVSLAFGLAIATLAQSLGHISGAHLNPAVTLGMLASCQISVFKAVMYIVAQMLGSALASGIMYGVRPNANDALGLNTLNGVTPSQGVGIELLATFQLVLCVIAVTDKRRRDVTGSAPLAIGLSVCLGHLAAISYTGCGINPARSFGPALILNNFENHWVYWVGPMCGGVAAALIYDFLLSPKFGDFPERMKVLVSGPVGDYDVNGGNDATTVEMTSK; this is translated from the exons ATGAGAGAGTTCAAGAGCAAAGAATTCTGGAGAGCTGTTCTGGCCGAACTGGTTGGCATGacccttttcattttccttagCATCGCCTCTGCCATTGGGAACAAGAACAACACTAGCCCAGACCAGGAGGTGAAAGTGTCTCTGGCCTTCGGATTGGCCATTGCCACGCTGGCCCAGAGCTTAGGCCACATCAGTGGAGCCCACCTGAATCCCGCAGTCACCCTCGGGATGCTTGCCAGCTGCCAGATCAGCGTGTTCAAGGCTGTCATGTACATAGTGGCCCAGATGCTGGGTTCGGCCCTGGCCAGTGGCATTATGTATGGAGTGCGTCCAAATGCCAATGATGCACTGGGGCTCAACACT CTCAACGGCGTTACTCCCAGCCAAGGCGTGGGCATTGAGCTCCTGGCAACCTTCCAGCTGGTGCTGTGTGTCATTGCAGTCACTGATAAAAGGCGGCGTGATGTCACAGGCTCAGCGCCCTTGGCCATCGGCCTCTCGGTTTGCCTGGGACACTTGGCAGCT ATCAGCTACACAGGCTGCGGTATCAATCCTGCTCGGTCCTTTGGCCCGGCTTTGATCCTGAACAATTTTGAAAACCACTGG GTGTACTGGGTGGGGCCAATGTGCGGTGGTGTAGCGGCAGCTCTTATCTACGATTTCCTGCTCTCCCCCAAATTTGGCGATTTCCCTGAGCGCATGAAGGTCCTGGTCAGTGGTCCAGTGGGTGACTACGATGTTAACGGAGGCAATGATGCCACAACTGTGGAGATGACGTCGAAGTAG
- the LOC120798559 gene encoding aquaporin-1-like produces the protein MQVGMSEIKMWAFWRAVLAESLGMIIFVFIGLSAAIGDRNNMYPDQEIKVAFAFGLAIATLAQCIGHISGAHLNPAITLGLLASCQMSVLRAFFYIIAQILGAVVGSAIVYGVRPETTDSLGVNKLNGISPSQGFVIEFLLTLQLVLCVLAVTDNRRDVSGYAPLAIGLSVGLGHLAGIRYTGCGINPARSFGPAIIQDSFDDHWIYWGGPVSAGVVAALLYNYLLAPRDEPFNVKTRVLFCGGSSPENDIEEPILENAKDVKWSKEPV, from the exons ATGCAAGTAGGCAtgtcagaaattaaaatgtgggCTTTCTGGAGGGCAGTTCTTGCCGAGTCTCTGGGAATGATCATCTTTGTCTTCATCGGCCTCTCAGCTGCAATAGGGGACAGAAATAATATGTACCCTGACCAGGAGATAAAAGTGGCTTTTGCCTTTGGTTTGGCGATTGCAACGTTAGCTCAGTGTATAGGTCACATTAGCGGCGCCCACCTGAATCCTGCCATCACCCTGGGCCTCCTGGCCAGCTGCCAGATGAGTGTCCTCAGAGCCTTTTTCTACATAATAGCTCAGATTTTGGGAGCAGTGGTTGGTAGTGCCATCGTGTATGGTGTTAGGCCAGAAACAACAGATTCACTTGGTGTTAACAAG ctAAATGGAATCAGCCCAAGTCAAGGTTTTGTTATAGAATTCCTGCTCACCCTTCAGCTGGTCCTGTGTGTGCTTGCAGTCACTGACAACAGGCGTGATGTCAGTGGCTACGCACCTCTGGCCATCGGACTGTCTGTAGGGTTGGGACACCTCGCTGGG ATCCGCTACACAGGATGTGGTATCAACCCAGCTCGATCCTTTGGGCCTGCAATTATACAGGATTCTTTTGATGATCATTGG ATATACTGGGGAGGACCAGTGAGTGCTGGTGTGGTGGCGGCTCTTCTGTATAATTACCTGCTGGCACCCAGAGACGAGCCCTTCAACGTAAAAACAAGAGTCCTGTTCTGTGGCGGCTCATCACCAGAAAATGACATTGAGGAACCAATTCTGGAGAACGCTAAAGATGTAAAATGGTCAAAGGAGCCAGTCTGA